In Sphaeramia orbicularis chromosome 14, fSphaOr1.1, whole genome shotgun sequence, the following are encoded in one genomic region:
- the LOC115432585 gene encoding olfactory receptor 52E8-like, giving the protein MNFFNSALGRNITFVRPAYFIISGFSGIPNIKYYYIFLFFVYIVSVVGNTVVMAVIYLDHNLRTPKYIAVFNLAFVDLMGSSALVPKLLDVFMFNHQYISYNDCLSFMFFCFTFISMQSLTLVALSVDRLIAIIDPLHYHMKVTHKFMLCLITFFWIFVNFLILTAVGLLTRLSFCKSVVINSYYCDHGPMYRLGCNDVTPSQVISGLSIAIILWIPLLFIIGSYCAIGYALLKISTVSERMKAFKTCTAHLSLVAVFFLPILITFSTGSKIHPNIRIINLSLTSVFPPMLDPIIYVLQTKEIKESVKKVLKWKKQVQISV; this is encoded by the coding sequence ATGAACTTCTTCAACTCTGCTCTGGGAAGAAACATTACTTTTGTGCGTCCTGCTTATTTTATAATTAGTGGGTTTTCTGGTATCCCAAACATTAAGTATTactatatttttctcttttttgtttacattgtgtCTGTGGTGGGAAACACAGTTGTGATGGCTGTGATATACTTGGACCATAACCTGAGAACTCCAAAATATATTGCAGTTTTTAACCTTGCATTTGTGGATCTGATGGGTAGCTCTGCTTTGGTGCCGAAGCTTCTGGACGTCTTTATGTTTAACCATCAGTACATCTCCTACAATGACTGCTTGAGTTTCATGTTTTTCTGCTTCACCTTCATTTCAATGCAGTCTCTTACTCTGGTTGCCCTGTCTGTGGACAGACTCATAGCTATCATTGATCCGCTTCACTATCATATGAAGGTGACTCACAAGTTCATGCTGTGTTTGATCACCTTTTTCTGGATCTTTGTCAATTTTCTTATACTGACTGCAGTTGGTCTTCTCACAAGACTTTCTTTCTGTAAGTCTGTGGTCATTAATAGTTACTACTGTGATCATGGACCAATGTACCGACTCGGTTGTAATGATGTTACTCCGAGCCAGGTAATATCAGGTCTGAGTATAGCTATAATTCTCTGGATTCCACTTTTGTTTATAATAGGAAGTTACTGCGCTATTGGATATGCTTTATTAAAAATATCCACAGTTTCAGAAAGAATGAAAGCCTTTAAAACTTGCACAGCTCATCTGTCATTAGTTGCAGTCTTTTTCCTCCCAATTTTAATCACATTTTCCACAGGTTCCAAAATACATCCAAATATCAGAATCATAAACCTGTCTCTGACCTCTGTTTTCCCTCCTATGTTAGACCCAATCATTTATGTTTTACAAACTAAGGAAATCAAAGAATCTGTGAAAAAAGTAttgaaatggaaaaaacaagTCCAGATTTCAGTGTAA
- the LOC115432582 gene encoding olfactory receptor-like protein DTMT — translation MIQADDNYTQVSAFVIVGFPSLQPEYFDIVGWFFFFLYVTIVLGNLLLVVVFALEHSVQKPMYIIMLSLALSDIGFPTVALPKLIARYWWNDGRLSFQTCLFQRHMIHYFGSLNSLILLTMALDRYFAICFPLRYPTVMTNQTMTGLTVLTWVVAHIFPSVSSYHIPTMLFCGLNKIMNVFCDTRSVVALVCGDISRKHMQSFATALFILYAPLSLIVISYIALIVTVLHVDSGKGLVKTFSTFATQGCIISIYYIPRFFVYAAPFFPSLTMTPDKRIAATLFYSLFPPLINPFIYCLRTKEIKQILRRWIQKRKSIFPKSMTLVKIEEK, via the exons ATGATTCAGGCGGACGACAACTACACTCAAGTGTCAGCATTTGTTATTGTGGGCTTCCCGAGTCTCCAGCCGGAGTATTTTGACATCGTGGGAtggttcttcttcttcctgtacGTGACCATAGTGTTGGGAAACCTGCTGCTAGTGGTGGTGTTCGCTCTGGAGCACAGCGTCCAGAAACCCATGTACATCATCATGCTCAGCCTGGCCCTCTCAGACATAG gGTTTCCAACTGTGGCTTTACCAAAACTAATTGCTCGATACTGGTGGAATGATGGGAGACTCAGCTTTCAAACATGTCTGTTCCAGAGGCACATGATCCATTATTTTGGCTCCTTAAACTCTCTTATTTTATTAACCATGGCCCTGGACCGTTACTTTGCCATCTGTTTTCCTCTTAG ATACCCGACGGTGATGACAAACCAAACCATGACAGGCCTTACCGTCCTCACCTGGGTGGTCGCACACATCTTCCCAAGTGTTAGCTCCTACCACATCCCCACCATGTTGTTTTGTGGGCTCAACAAAATCATGAATGTGTTCTGTGACACCAGATCTGTAGTAGCTCTAGTGTGTGGAGACATCAGCCGCAAACATATGCAGTCCTTCGCTACGGCTCTGTTTATTCTTTATGCTCCTCTGTCGCTCATCGTCATCTCTTACATTGCTCTAATTGTCACAGTGCTGCACGTGGACAGTGGAAAG GGCCTAGTGAAGACGTTCTCTACCTTTGCCACCCAGGGTTGCATCATTTCAATCTACTACATCCCACGTTTCTTTGTCTACGCAGCACCTTTCTTTCCCAGCCTAACAATGACCCCTGACAAGCGTATAGCAGCCACTCTCTTCTACAGTCTTTTCCCGCCATTGATCAATCCATTTATTTACTGTTTGAGAACCAAGGAGATCAAGCAGATATTGAGACGCTGGATTCAGAAACGAAAAAGCATTTTTCCTAAAAGCATGACCTTGGTGAAAATAGAGGAAAAGTAG
- the LOC115433178 gene encoding olfactory receptor 52E8-like has product MNFFNSALGRNITFVRPAYFIISGISGIPNIKYYYVFLFFVYIVSVVGNTVVMAVIYLDHNLRTPKYIAVFNLAFVDLMGSSALVPKLLDIFMFNHQYISYNDCVSFMFFCFTFYSMQSLTLVALSVDRLIAIVDPLHYHMKVTHKFMLSLIAFFWIFVLILMMILVCLLTRLSFCKSVVINSYYCDHGPMYRLGCNDVTPSRAMGGFAPIVILWLPLMFILGSYCAIGYAILKTSTVSERMKAFKTSTAHLSLVAVFFLPILITFSIGSRIHPNIRIINLSLTSVFPPMLDPIIYVLQTKEIKESVKKVLKSKKQVQIAV; this is encoded by the coding sequence ATGAACTTCTTCAACTCTGCTCTGGGAAGAAATATTACTTTTGTGCGTCCTGCTTATTTTATAATTAGTGGGATTTCTGGCATTCCAAACATTAAGTATTActatgtttttctcttttttgtttacattgtgtCTGTGGTGGGAAACACAGTTGTGATGGCTGTGATATACTTGGATCATAACCTGAGAACTCCAAAATATATTGCAGTTTTTAACCTTGCATTTGTGGATCTGATGGGTAGCTCTGCTTTGGTGCCGAAGCTTCTGGACATCTTTATGTTTAACCATCAGTACATCTCCTACAATGACTGCGTGAGTTTCATGTTTTTCTGCTTCACCTTCTATTCAATGCAGTCTCTTACTCTGGTTGCCCTGTCTGTGGACAGACTCATAGCTATCGTTGATCCACTTCACTATCATATGAAGGTGACTCACAAGTTCATGCTGAGTTTGATCGCCTTTTTCTGGATCTTTGTCCTTATTCTTATGATGATTCTAGTTTGTCTTCTCACAAGACTTTCTTTCTGTAAGTCTGTGGTCATTAATAGTTACTACTGTGATCATGGACCAATGTACCGACTCGGTTGTAATGATGTTACTCCGAGCCGGGCAATGGGAGGTTTTGCTCCAATTGTGATTCTTTGGCTTCCATTGATGTTCATATTAGGAAGTTACTGCGCTATTGGATATGCTatattaaaaacatccacagtttCAGAAAGGATGAAGGCCTTTAAAACTTCCACAGCTCATCTGTCTTTAGTTGCTGTCTTTTTCCTCCCAATTTTAATCACATTTTCCATAGGTTCCAGAATACATCCAAATATCAGAATCATAAACCTGTCTCTGACCTCTGTTTTCCCTCCTATGTTAGACCCAATCATTTATGTTTTGCAAACTAAGGAAATCAAAGAATCTGTGAAAAAAGTATTGAAATCGAAGAAACAAGTCCAGATTGCAGTGTAA
- the LOC115432584 gene encoding olfactory receptor 1361-like → MNFFNSALGRNITFVRPAYFIISGISGIPNIKYYYVFLFFVYIVSVVGNTVVMAVIYLDHNLRTPKYIAVFNLAFVDLMGSSALVPKLLDIFMFNHQYIPYNDCLSFMFFCFTFISMQSLTLVALSVDRLIAIVDPLHYHMKVTHKFMLRLITFFWIYVISLVLTAVGLLTRLSFCKSVVINSYYCDHGPMYRLGCNDFTPSHIIGNICQILILWLPLMFILVSYGSIGYALLKISTISESLKAFKTCTAHLSLVAMYFLPILIAFTMMSKMHPNARIINLSLTSVFPPMLNPIIYVLHTQEIKESLKKVLKMRRQNKITV, encoded by the coding sequence ATGAACTTCTTCAACTCTGCTCTGGGAAGAAACATTACTTTTGTGCGTCCTGCTTATTTTATAATTAGTGGGATTTCTGGTATCCCAAACATTAAGTATTActatgtttttctcttttttgtttacattgtgtCTGTGGTGGGAAATACAGTTGTGATGGCTGTGATATACTTGGATCATAACCTGAGAACTCCAAAATATATTGCAGTTTTTAACCTTGCATTTGTGGATCTGATGGGTAGCTCTGCTTTGGTGCCGAAGCTTCTGGATATCTTTATGTTTAACCATCAGTACATCCCCTACAATGACTGCTTGAGTTTCATGTTTTTCTGCTTCACCTTCATTTCAATGCAGTCTCTTACTCTGGTTGCCCTGTCTGTGGACAGACTCATAGCTATCGTTGATCCGCTTCACTATCATATGAAGGTGACTCACAAGTTCATGCTGCGTTTAATTACCTTTTTCTGGATTTATGTCATTTCTCTTGTACTGACTGCAGTTGGTCTTCTCACAAGACTTTCTTTCTGTAAGTCTGTGGTCATTAATAGTTACTACTGTGATCATGGACCAATGTACCGACTTGGCTGCAATGATTTTACTCCGAGCCACATAATAGGAAATATATGTCAAATTCTTATCCTTTGGCTTCCACTGATGTTCATATTAGTAAGTTACGGCTCTATTGGATATGCTTTATTAAAAATATCCACCATTTCAGAGAGCCTCAAAGCCTTTAAAACTTGCACAGCTCATCTTTCATTAGTAGCAATGTATTTTCTCCCAATTTTAATAGCATTTACTATGATGTCAAAAATGCACCCAAATGCCAGAATCATAAACCTGTCTCTGACCTCTGTCTTCCCTCCCATGTTGAACCCAATCATTTATGTTTTACACACTCAAGAAATCAAAGAATCtctaaaaaaagtattaaaaatgagAAGGCAAAACAAAATTACTGTGTAG
- the LOC115432583 gene encoding olfactory receptor-like protein DTMT, producing MIQADDNYTQVSAFVIVGFPSLQPEYFDIVGWFFFFLYVTIVLGNLLLVVVFALEHSIQKPMYIIMLSLALSDIGFPTVALPKLIARYWWNDGRLSFQTCLFQRHMIHYFGSLNSLILLTMALDRYFAICFPLRYPTVMTNQTMTGLTVLTWVVAHIFPSVSSYHIPTMLFCGLNKIMNVFCDTRSVVALVCGDISRKHMQSFATALFILYAPLSLIVISYIALIVTVLHVDSGKGLVKTFSTFATQGCIISIYYIPRFFVYAAPFFPSLTMTPDKRIAATLFYSLFPPLINPFIYCLRTKEIKQILRRWIQKRKSVFPKSIKAFPKSMVKIEEK from the exons ATGATTCAGGCGGACGACAACTACACTCAAGTGTCAGCATTTGTTATTGTGGGCTTCCCGAGTCTCCAGCCGGAGTATTTTGACATCGTGGGAtggttcttcttcttcctgtacGTGACCATAGTGTTGGGAAACCTGCTGCTAGTGGTGGTGTTCGCTCTGGAGCACAGCATCCAGAAACCCATGTACATCATCATGCTCAGCCTGGCCCTCTCAGACATAG gGTTTCCAACTGTGGCTTTACCAAAACTAATTGCTCGATACTGGTGGAATGATGGGAGACTCAGCTTTCAAACATGTCTGTTCCAGAGGCACATGATCCATTATTTTGGCTCCTTAAACTCTCTTATTTTATTAACCATGGCCCTGGACCGTTACTTTGCCATCTGTTTTCCTCTTAG ATACCCGACGGTGATGACAAACCAAACCATGACAGGCCTTACCGTCCTCACCTGGGTGGTCGCACACATCTTCCCAAGTGTTAGCTCCTACCACATCCCCACCATGTTGTTTTGTGGGCTCAACAAAATCATGAATGTGTTCTGTGACACCAGATCTGTAGTAGCTCTAGTGTGTGGAGACATCAGCCGCAAACATATGCAGTCCTTCGCTACGGCTCTGTTTATTCTTTATGCTCCTCTGTCGCTCATCGTCATCTCTTACATTGCTCTAATTGTCACAGTGCTGCACGTGGACAGTGGAAAG GGCCTAGTGAAGACGTTCTCTACCTTTGCCACCCAGGGTTGCATCATTTCAATCTACTACATCCCACGTTTCTTTGTCTACGCAGCACCTTTCTTTCCCAGCCTAACAATGACCCCTGACAAGCGTATAGCAGCCACTCTCTTCTACAGTCTTTTCCCGCCATTGATCAATCCATTTATTTACTGTTTGAGAACCAAGGAGATCAAGCAGATATTGAGACGCTGGATTCAGAAACGAAAAAGCGTTTTTCCTAAAAGCATAAAAGCATTTCCTAAAAGCATGgtgaaaatagaagaaaagtaG